From Leptotrichia wadei, one genomic window encodes:
- a CDS encoding tetratricopeptide repeat protein, with protein sequence MTGKEKEVKENRIQELLVKREEYLNSGEIEKEIEVLRELRVLFRRIFGQESEENAKILTELGNALKYVGKFDESVRLLTKAENIILEIYGENSLPYVTCNANLAEVYRVMKNYEKVEEKYHKAIKIYKKNNFQNGYIFAGICNNLGLFYEENGRYQDSVKWQKKSLIILQDLEDSEIQGAIILSNMVKPYLKLDEKKMAENIVDEVLKILKRRVGEGSNLYLNILNNFINAYFENKSYKKTLELLEKCEKISKDVFGIENENYKAILEKIKIVKNKIDKNKMEKYVWKKQIVKKVKK encoded by the coding sequence ATGACTGGGAAAGAAAAGGAAGTAAAAGAAAATAGGATTCAGGAATTGCTTGTGAAAAGGGAAGAGTATTTGAATAGCGGGGAAATTGAGAAAGAAATTGAGGTTTTGAGGGAATTGAGGGTATTGTTTAGAAGAATTTTTGGGCAGGAGAGTGAAGAAAATGCGAAAATTTTGACGGAATTGGGGAATGCGTTGAAATATGTGGGGAAATTTGATGAGTCGGTAAGATTATTGACGAAGGCGGAAAATATTATTTTGGAGATTTATGGTGAAAACAGTCTTCCGTATGTGACTTGTAATGCTAATCTTGCTGAGGTTTACAGAGTTATGAAGAATTATGAAAAAGTTGAGGAAAAATATCATAAGGCGATAAAAATTTATAAAAAGAATAATTTTCAAAATGGATATATATTTGCTGGAATTTGTAATAATTTGGGGCTTTTTTATGAGGAAAATGGTCGGTATCAGGATTCGGTGAAATGGCAAAAAAAAAGTTTGATAATATTGCAGGATCTGGAAGATAGTGAAATTCAGGGAGCAATTATATTGAGCAATATGGTAAAGCCTTATTTGAAACTTGATGAAAAAAAAATGGCAGAAAATATAGTAGATGAAGTGTTGAAAATATTAAAGAGACGAGTTGGAGAAGGCAGTAATCTCTATTTAAATATTTTGAATAATTTTATAAATGCTTATTTTGAAAATAAAAGTTATAAAAAGACGTTGGAATTGCTAGAAAAATGTGAAAAAATTTCTAAGGATGTTTTTGGAATTGAAAATGAAAATTATAAAGCAATTTTAGAAAAAATAAAAATTGTGAAAAATAAAATTGATAAAAATAAAATGGAAAAGTATGTATGGAAAAAACAAATTGTAAAAAAAGTAAAAAAATAA
- a CDS encoding 6-phospho-beta-glucosidase, giving the protein MGFRKDFLWGGATAANQLEGAYDVDGRGLANVDLSPVGEDRLAVITGKRKMLEFDDEHFYPAKGAIDFYHRYKEDIALFAEMGFKTYRMSIAWTRIFPNGDEETPNEKGLEFYENVFKECRKYGIEPLVTITHFDFPIHLIKEYGGWRNRKVIDFYKRLCTVIFTRYKGLVKYWLTFNEINILLHAPFMGAGIVFEEGENKNQVLYTAAHNELVASAWATKIGHEIDPENKIGCMLAAGKFYPLTSKPEDVWVALEKDRENYFFIDVQARGYYPDYAKKFFERENINVGITSEDEEILRENTVDFVSFSYYTTRCISAEADKLGEGNLLKTMRNPYIEVTDWGWGLDPLGFRTTINEIYDRYQKPLFVVENGLGAVDVPDENGYVEDDYRIDYLRDHIKAMKEAVELDGVELLGYTTWGPIDLVSAGTGEMKKRYGFIYVDRDNDGNGTLKRSKKKSFDWYKKVIASNGEDLD; this is encoded by the coding sequence ATGGGATTTAGAAAAGACTTTTTGTGGGGTGGAGCTACTGCTGCAAATCAGCTTGAAGGTGCTTATGATGTGGATGGAAGAGGACTTGCCAATGTGGATTTGTCACCAGTTGGGGAAGATAGGCTTGCTGTGATTACTGGGAAGCGAAAAATGCTGGAATTTGATGATGAACATTTTTATCCTGCTAAAGGAGCGATTGATTTTTATCATAGATATAAGGAAGATATTGCATTGTTTGCTGAGATGGGATTTAAGACTTATAGAATGTCGATTGCGTGGACTCGGATTTTTCCGAATGGAGATGAAGAAACTCCGAATGAAAAAGGTCTTGAATTTTATGAAAATGTATTTAAGGAATGTAGAAAATATGGGATTGAACCATTAGTTACAATAACTCACTTTGATTTTCCAATTCATTTAATCAAGGAATACGGTGGATGGAGAAACAGAAAAGTTATTGATTTTTACAAGAGATTGTGTACTGTAATTTTCACTAGATATAAAGGACTTGTAAAATACTGGCTTACATTTAATGAAATTAATATTTTGTTGCACGCACCGTTTATGGGAGCTGGAATTGTATTTGAAGAAGGGGAAAATAAAAATCAAGTTTTATACACAGCGGCACACAATGAATTGGTGGCAAGTGCTTGGGCTACAAAAATTGGGCATGAAATTGATCCTGAAAATAAAATTGGATGTATGCTTGCGGCTGGAAAATTTTATCCATTAACTTCTAAGCCTGAAGATGTCTGGGTTGCGCTTGAAAAAGACAGGGAAAACTATTTCTTTATTGATGTTCAGGCTCGTGGATATTATCCTGATTATGCTAAGAAATTTTTTGAAAGAGAAAATATAAATGTTGGAATTACAAGTGAAGATGAAGAAATTTTAAGGGAAAATACAGTTGATTTTGTAAGTTTTTCATATTATACAACTCGTTGTATTTCTGCCGAAGCTGATAAGCTTGGAGAAGGAAACTTGTTAAAAACAATGAGAAATCCGTACATTGAAGTGACAGATTGGGGATGGGGATTAGATCCGTTAGGATTTAGAACAACAATAAATGAAATTTATGACAGATACCAAAAGCCGCTGTTTGTTGTGGAAAATGGACTTGGAGCTGTTGATGTTCCAGATGAAAATGGGTATGTGGAAGATGACTACAGAATAGATTATTTAAGAGATCATATAAAGGCAATGAAGGAAGCAGTTGAACTGGATGGAGTGGAACTTCTAGGATATACAACTTGGGGACCTATCGACTTGGTAAGTGCGGGAACTGGAGAAATGAAAAAACGTTACGGATTTATCTATGTAGATAGAGATAACGATGGAAATGGAACGTTAAAGAGAAGCAAGAAAAAATCATTTGACTGGTATAAAAAAGTTATTGCAAGCAATGGAGAAGATTTGGATTAG
- a CDS encoding RNA-guided endonuclease TnpB family protein → MKYNLAFKYRIYPNKEQELLINKTFGCVRFVYNTILYAANKFYGETGKNKIITPASLKSENQFLKEVDSLALSNAQLNVKRSFTNFFQKRAKFPKFKSKKNSIKSYTTNCVNNSIRIEENKYLVLPKLKKVKLKYHREIPKDYKIKSVTLTNSNGNYYVSVLTEFEKEIQKMSSNDKVIGLDFSMSELFVSSENQRADYPRYFRMLEKKLKKLQKSLSRKVKFSKNWYKQKMKISRLHEYIKNCRKDFLHKLSKKLSEEYNAVVVEDLNMKGMSQALNFGKSIGDNGWGMFLRMVEYKLMFLGKQFLKIDKWFPSSKTCSRCGNVKEKLKLSERSYKCECCGIEIDRDYNAALNIKDIGKEMLKY, encoded by the coding sequence ATGAAATATAATTTAGCATTCAAATACAGGATTTATCCAAATAAGGAACAAGAATTGTTGATAAATAAGACTTTTGGATGTGTTCGTTTTGTTTACAATACGATTTTGTATGCTGCGAATAAATTTTATGGAGAAACTGGAAAAAATAAAATAATCACACCTGCCAGTTTGAAAAGTGAAAATCAATTTCTAAAAGAAGTAGACAGTCTAGCACTTTCAAATGCTCAATTGAATGTAAAACGATCGTTTACGAATTTTTTTCAAAAGAGAGCGAAGTTTCCAAAGTTCAAATCTAAAAAGAATAGTATTAAAAGTTACACGACAAATTGTGTGAATAATTCAATACGAATTGAGGAAAACAAATATTTGGTTTTGCCAAAATTGAAAAAAGTTAAATTAAAATATCATAGAGAAATACCGAAGGATTACAAGATAAAGTCAGTAACATTGACAAATAGCAATGGAAATTACTATGTTTCTGTTTTGACAGAATTTGAAAAAGAAATTCAAAAAATGTCAAGTAATGATAAAGTGATTGGACTTGATTTTTCGATGTCTGAATTATTTGTCAGTTCTGAAAACCAAAGGGCTGATTATCCAAGATATTTTAGGATGTTGGAGAAAAAATTGAAGAAATTACAGAAATCGTTATCAAGAAAAGTGAAATTTTCTAAAAATTGGTATAAACAAAAAATGAAAATATCAAGATTGCATGAGTATATCAAAAATTGCCGAAAGGATTTTTTGCATAAATTATCGAAAAAATTGTCTGAAGAATACAATGCCGTGGTTGTTGAGGATTTGAATATGAAAGGGATGAGCCAGGCATTAAATTTTGGGAAAAGTATAGGAGATAATGGGTGGGGAATGTTTTTGAGGATGGTTGAGTATAAACTGATGTTTTTAGGGAAACAATTTTTGAAGATAGATAAGTGGTTTCCGTCATCGAAAACTTGTAGTAGATGTGGAAACGTTAAAGAGAAACTGAAATTATCAGAAAGAAGTTATAAATGTGAGTGCTGTGGAATTGAGATTGATAGGGATTATAATGCGGCACTGAATATAAAAGATATTGGAAAAGAAATGTTGAAATATTAG
- a CDS encoding Signal recognition particle associated protein produces the protein MDKLDDFLKYSVLFSYYSELFPKKKREYLELYLEENSSLSEIAEQCGVTRQAVFDNIKKGVQKLDEYENKLGIFKKEKELKRKLEYLKKNFTMGNLEKIIEDFDYAE, from the coding sequence ATGGATAAATTAGATGATTTTTTAAAATATTCTGTATTATTTTCCTATTATAGCGAACTTTTTCCAAAGAAAAAGAGAGAATATTTAGAACTTTATCTGGAGGAAAACAGTTCTCTTTCAGAAATTGCAGAACAATGTGGAGTTACAAGACAAGCAGTTTTTGACAATATAAAAAAAGGAGTTCAGAAACTGGATGAATATGAAAATAAACTTGGAATATTTAAAAAGGAAAAGGAACTGAAGAGAAAATTGGAATATTTGAAAAAAAATTTTACTATGGGGAATCTGGAAAAAATAATAGAAGATTTTGATTATGCAGAATAA
- a CDS encoding glucose-1-phosphate adenylyltransferase — MKVLAMILAGGRGSRLDILSEKRVKPSVPFAGKFRIIDFALSNCSNSGIYDVALLTQYLPLSLNEHIGSGKPWDFDRRDSSITMLQPHEKLGGNSWYQGTADAIRQNIDFIKNKNPKYVLILSGDHIYKMDYRWMLKEHEENDAELTIAVQPVPIEEASRFGIFEVDKDKKILNFEEKPAEPKSNLASMGIYIFNTDSLLEYLEKLENSDLDFGKHVIPSMIQEDRKVYVHTYDSYWKDVGTYDSYLEANLDLIKKSEEVGINLYDQGWKIYTRSEDLAPVRIGVTGSVQNSLICNGCKIEGSVENSVLGPGVTVRKGATVRNSIIFSGTYVDENSHLDTIIADKKTYIGKNSFIGNGNANIPNKERPDLLSSGITVIGKGVVIPDGSIVGKNVRIFAGVKVHDDNRLIEPGETIKW; from the coding sequence ATGAAAGTTTTAGCTATGATTTTAGCTGGTGGAAGAGGTTCAAGACTTGACATTCTATCAGAAAAAAGAGTTAAACCAAGTGTTCCTTTTGCTGGAAAATTTAGAATAATAGATTTTGCACTTAGTAACTGTTCAAATTCAGGTATTTACGATGTTGCATTACTTACTCAATATTTGCCATTATCATTAAATGAACATATTGGTTCTGGAAAACCTTGGGATTTTGACAGAAGAGATTCTAGCATTACAATGTTACAGCCACATGAAAAACTTGGTGGCAATTCTTGGTATCAAGGAACTGCCGATGCGATTAGACAAAATATTGACTTTATTAAAAATAAAAATCCTAAATATGTATTAATTTTATCTGGAGATCATATTTACAAAATGGATTACAGATGGATGTTAAAGGAACATGAAGAAAATGATGCTGAATTGACAATAGCTGTACAACCTGTACCTATTGAAGAAGCAAGCAGATTTGGTATTTTTGAAGTTGATAAAGATAAAAAAATATTAAACTTTGAAGAAAAACCTGCAGAACCAAAAAGTAATTTAGCTTCAATGGGAATTTATATTTTCAACACTGATTCTTTATTAGAATATCTTGAAAAATTAGAAAATAGCGATTTAGATTTTGGAAAACATGTTATTCCTTCAATGATTCAAGAAGATAGAAAAGTTTATGTTCACACTTATGACAGTTATTGGAAAGATGTAGGAACTTATGATTCATACTTGGAAGCAAATTTAGACTTAATCAAAAAATCTGAAGAAGTTGGAATTAACTTGTACGACCAAGGATGGAAAATTTATACAAGAAGTGAAGACTTAGCGCCAGTAAGAATTGGAGTTACAGGAAGTGTTCAAAATTCATTAATCTGTAATGGATGTAAAATTGAAGGAAGTGTTGAAAATTCAGTATTAGGACCAGGTGTTACTGTTAGAAAAGGGGCAACTGTTAGAAATAGTATAATTTTTTCTGGAACTTATGTAGATGAAAATTCTCACTTAGATACTATTATTGCCGATAAAAAGACATATATTGGTAAAAATTCATTTATAGGAAATGGAAATGCAAATATTCCAAATAAGGAACGTCCAGATTTATTATCTTCAGGAATTACAGTTATTGGAAAAGGTGTAGTTATACCTGATGGATCAATTGTTGGTAAAAATGTAAGAATTTTTGCTGGAGTAAAAGTACATGATGACAATAGATTAATAGAACCAGGAGAAACTATTAAATGGTAA